One genomic segment of Impatiens glandulifera chromosome 6, dImpGla2.1, whole genome shotgun sequence includes these proteins:
- the LOC124941729 gene encoding magnesium transporter MRS2-3 isoform X1, with amino-acid sequence MRGSYPLEEDGDGARVGGGGGGGGGVTVGGALRKKATGVRTWLLLDSNGHAQVVEAGKHSIMRRTGLPARDLRILDPLLSYPSTLLGREKAIVINLEHIKAIITAQEVLLLNSRDPSVAPFVEELQRRILRHHHATKSLEGVVDGDQMDWRDIYDLEEPHPMADRPQNNNGGFPPKNEGKTDVKPVLENQEGLKNLPFEFIALEACLEAACSCLDHEARTLEQEAHPALDKLTSKISTLNLERVRQIKSRLVAITGRVQKVRDELEHLLDDDEDMAEMYLTEKVMENLENSSQSSVDNENGMEDEVIRSDIDDRAPPPPTTEIISLAGGGNGGGFNGYEADVQNDDESPDQLYAVSGNVISRDNYGTRTTSASHSSSVSKHLDVEELEMLLEAYFVQVDGTLNKLSTLREYVDDTEDYINIMLDDKQNHLLQMGVMLTTATLVVSAFVVVAGIFGMNIRIELFNDQKDGMHNFLWTVCGGTTGSIFLYVIAIAWCKHRRLLE; translated from the exons ATGAGAGGATCTTATCCACTGGAGGAGGACGGCGATGGAGCGCGAgttggcggcggcggcggcggcggggGAGGGGTAACCGTCGGTGGCGCGTTGCGGAAGAAGGCGACGGGCGTGCGGACCTGGCTCCTGTTAGATTCCAATGGCCATGCTCAGGTCGTAGAAGCAGGAAAGCACAGCATCATGCGGCGGACTGGCCTGCCTGCCCGAGATCTTCGGATCCTAGACCCGCTTCTCTCGTATCCTTCTACCTTGTTGGGAAGAGAGAAAGCAATTGTGATCAATCTGGAGCACATCAAAGCGATAATAACGGCTCAGGAAGTTCTTTTGCTCAATTCCAGAGACCCCTCTGTGGCTCCATTCGTTGAGGAGCTTCAAAGGCGTATCTTGCGTCATCACCATGCCACTAAATCTCTc GAGGGAGTGGTTGATGGAGATCAAATGGACTGGAGGGATATATATGATCTAGAAGAACCACATCCAATGGCTGATAGACCTCAAAACAACAATGGAGGGTTTCCACCAAAAAATGAAGGAAAAACAGACGTTAAACCAGTTCTTGAGAACCAGGAGGGATTGAAAAatcttccatttgaatttatAGCATTGGAAGCATGCCTTGAGGCTGCTTGCAGTTGCCTGGACCATGAA GCAAGGACATTGGAGCAAGAAGCTCATCCAGCTTTAGACAAGCTGACATCCAAGATCAGTACATTAAACCTTGAACGTGTCCGTCAAATAAAAAGCCGCTTAGTCGCAATTACTGGACGTGTACAAAAG GTAAGGGATGAATTGGAGCATCTgttagatgatgatgaagatatgGCTGAGATGTATCTTACAGAAAAAGTGATGGAAAATCTTGAAAACTCTTCTCAATCATCTGTGGACAATGAAAATGGTATGGAGGATGAAGTTATTCGATCGGACATAGATGACAG AGCTCCTCCTCCTCCTACTACAGAGATCATCTCATTGGCAGGTGGTGGTAATGGAGGAGGTTTCAATGGTTATGAAGCTGATGTACAGAATGATGATGAGTCCCCCGACCAATTGTATGCAGTGAGTGGTAACGTAATAAGTAGGGATAACTACGGAACTCGCACTACTAGTGCCTCCCATTCTTCTTCGGTGAGCAAGCACCTTGATGTGGAGGAGCTTGAGATGCTTCTAGAGGCTTATTTTGTCCAGGTTGATGGCACACTTAACAAACTATCTACA CTTAGGGAATATGTTGATGACACGGAGGACTACATCAACATAATGCTGGATGACAAACAAAATCATCTTCTCCAAATGGGCGTGATGCTAACAACAGCGACCTTAGTAGTAAGTGCATTTGTGGTGGTTGCAGGCATCTTTGGGATGAACATCAGAATTGAACTATTTAATGATCAAAAAGATGGGATGCACAATTTCCTGTGGACAGTCTGTGGTGGTACCACAGGTAGCATATTCCTCTATGTAATTGCTATTGCCTGGTGCAAGCATCGACGTCTGCTCGAGTGA
- the LOC124941729 gene encoding magnesium transporter MRS2-3 isoform X2, which produces MRGSYPLEEDGDGARVGGGGGGGGGVTVGGALRKKATGVRTWLLLDSNGHAQVVEAGKHSIMRRTGLPARDLRILDPLLSYPSTLLGREKAIVINLEHIKAIITAQEVLLLNSRDPSVAPFVEELQRRILRHHHATKSLEGVVDGDQMDWRDIYDLEEPHPMADRPQNNNGGFPPKNEGKTDVKPVLENQEGLKNLPFEFIALEACLEAACSCLDHEARTLEQEAHPALDKLTSKISTLNLERVRQIKSRLVAITGRVQKVRDELEHLLDDDEDMAEMYLTEKVMENLENSSQSSVDNENGMEDEVIRSDIDDRAPPPPTTEIISLAGGGNGGGFNGYEADVQNDDESPDQLYAVSGNVISRDNYGTRTTSASHSSSVSKHLDVEELEMLLEAYFVQVDGTLNKLSTGIC; this is translated from the exons ATGAGAGGATCTTATCCACTGGAGGAGGACGGCGATGGAGCGCGAgttggcggcggcggcggcggcggggGAGGGGTAACCGTCGGTGGCGCGTTGCGGAAGAAGGCGACGGGCGTGCGGACCTGGCTCCTGTTAGATTCCAATGGCCATGCTCAGGTCGTAGAAGCAGGAAAGCACAGCATCATGCGGCGGACTGGCCTGCCTGCCCGAGATCTTCGGATCCTAGACCCGCTTCTCTCGTATCCTTCTACCTTGTTGGGAAGAGAGAAAGCAATTGTGATCAATCTGGAGCACATCAAAGCGATAATAACGGCTCAGGAAGTTCTTTTGCTCAATTCCAGAGACCCCTCTGTGGCTCCATTCGTTGAGGAGCTTCAAAGGCGTATCTTGCGTCATCACCATGCCACTAAATCTCTc GAGGGAGTGGTTGATGGAGATCAAATGGACTGGAGGGATATATATGATCTAGAAGAACCACATCCAATGGCTGATAGACCTCAAAACAACAATGGAGGGTTTCCACCAAAAAATGAAGGAAAAACAGACGTTAAACCAGTTCTTGAGAACCAGGAGGGATTGAAAAatcttccatttgaatttatAGCATTGGAAGCATGCCTTGAGGCTGCTTGCAGTTGCCTGGACCATGAA GCAAGGACATTGGAGCAAGAAGCTCATCCAGCTTTAGACAAGCTGACATCCAAGATCAGTACATTAAACCTTGAACGTGTCCGTCAAATAAAAAGCCGCTTAGTCGCAATTACTGGACGTGTACAAAAG GTAAGGGATGAATTGGAGCATCTgttagatgatgatgaagatatgGCTGAGATGTATCTTACAGAAAAAGTGATGGAAAATCTTGAAAACTCTTCTCAATCATCTGTGGACAATGAAAATGGTATGGAGGATGAAGTTATTCGATCGGACATAGATGACAG AGCTCCTCCTCCTCCTACTACAGAGATCATCTCATTGGCAGGTGGTGGTAATGGAGGAGGTTTCAATGGTTATGAAGCTGATGTACAGAATGATGATGAGTCCCCCGACCAATTGTATGCAGTGAGTGGTAACGTAATAAGTAGGGATAACTACGGAACTCGCACTACTAGTGCCTCCCATTCTTCTTCGGTGAGCAAGCACCTTGATGTGGAGGAGCTTGAGATGCTTCTAGAGGCTTATTTTGTCCAGGTTGATGGCACACTTAACAAACTATCTACA GGAATATGTTGA